A genomic window from Acinetobacter lwoffii includes:
- the chrA gene encoding chromate efflux transporter: MPSISLYRIFLIFLQLGCISFGGPAAHLVFFHRKFVTQLQWLNDTQYSQLVALAQLLPGPSSSQVGLSIGYLQRGYTGAVIAWLGFTLPSMILMTLVALLGQSYFHILNSNSFHTIQLIVFSVIAWAFWQMLRSFCKSAWQYAVLILSVALLIVVSVSFNQILVIMLGAICGLLAGYFSPSDSKPKEINKTAISSPYIRSAAAPYWLLAFILPFLLLPLAGKLWGESELQFFSNFYQTGSLVFGGGHVILPLLHQDFVTTGLVSAQSFDLGYAFAQLMPGPLFSFASYIGALLPWTPYVWLNAVLATCAIFLPSFFLIFATLPYWSWLMQQRHIHQAVMGINATVVGLLLYLLLDLSQRYFSYGSDLVFVAVMIALLRSKLPVWFSLILGFVLYQSYLNFF; this comes from the coding sequence ATGCCTTCAATCTCACTGTATCGGATTTTCCTGATTTTCCTGCAACTGGGCTGCATTTCATTTGGCGGTCCGGCAGCACATCTGGTATTTTTTCACCGAAAATTTGTAACCCAACTGCAATGGTTGAATGACACCCAATACAGTCAACTGGTCGCTTTGGCACAACTTTTACCCGGGCCGAGCAGCAGTCAGGTGGGGCTGTCGATCGGTTATCTGCAACGGGGCTATACTGGTGCCGTGATCGCATGGCTGGGTTTTACCCTACCCTCAATGATTCTGATGACCTTGGTGGCGCTCTTGGGTCAAAGCTATTTCCATATTTTAAACTCAAACAGCTTTCATACCATCCAGTTAATTGTATTTTCTGTCATCGCCTGGGCATTCTGGCAAATGCTGAGAAGCTTCTGTAAATCAGCTTGGCAATATGCTGTCTTAATCCTCTCTGTCGCATTACTGATAGTCGTTTCAGTGAGTTTTAATCAGATTCTTGTGATTATGCTGGGCGCAATCTGTGGACTCTTGGCTGGATATTTTTCCCCATCAGATTCAAAACCTAAAGAAATTAACAAAACAGCAATCAGCTCGCCTTATATTCGATCTGCCGCTGCACCTTATTGGTTACTGGCATTTATCCTGCCATTTTTGCTGCTGCCCTTAGCTGGAAAATTATGGGGTGAATCGGAGCTGCAATTTTTTTCCAATTTTTATCAGACTGGCTCGCTGGTGTTTGGTGGCGGTCATGTGATTCTGCCTTTGTTACATCAGGACTTTGTCACGACTGGTTTAGTGAGTGCACAATCTTTTGATCTTGGCTATGCATTTGCCCAGCTTATGCCGGGGCCTTTATTCAGTTTTGCCAGTTATATTGGTGCTTTGCTGCCTTGGACGCCCTATGTCTGGCTGAATGCAGTACTAGCGACCTGCGCAATCTTTTTACCTTCATTTTTCCTGATTTTTGCCACCTTGCCCTACTGGTCATGGTTGATGCAGCAGCGCCATATTCATCAGGCGGTGATGGGCATCAATGCTACGGTGGTGGGGCTATTGCTGTATTTATTGCTGGATCTTTCACAACGTTATTTTAGTTATGGCTCCGACCTGGTCTTTGTCGCGGTGATGATTGCTCTGCTACGCTCAAAACTACCGGTCTGGTTCAGCCTGATTTTAGGCTTTGTGCTTTATCAAAGTTATTTAAATTTCTTTTAA
- the gltS gene encoding sodium/glutamate symporter → MDFTFNAFYTLIAAVIVLLLGRFLVNKIDFLKRYNIPEPVAGGLVAAIISLLVHSLWGYSITTSSELQTSFMLIFFASIGLSANFSKLREGGVGLVIFLFAISIFIVLQNAVGMSLATLLGIDPLIGLIAGSVTLTGGHGTAGAWGEIFEVEHGIQGALALGMASATFGLIIGGIIGGPLAKLLINRHNLATARTDQQIEKRDNTPMDSTTNEYVPFEYPHQVRLITADNAITTLGLFAGCLAFAEFMTGFSKGTAFELPTFVWALAGGVILRNVLEGIFKVQIFDRAIDVFGNASLSLYLAMALLSLKLWQLADLAGPLMVILGAQTITMALYAAFVTFRIMGKNYDAAVLAAGHCGFGMGATPTAVANMQAITNMYGASHKAFLIVPLCGAFFVDLINATVIQMILKFFA, encoded by the coding sequence ATGGATTTTACTTTTAACGCATTTTATACCTTGATTGCCGCAGTCATTGTTTTGTTACTCGGCCGATTCCTGGTTAATAAAATCGATTTTTTAAAGCGCTACAATATTCCTGAGCCGGTTGCAGGCGGTTTGGTTGCTGCGATTATCTCATTACTGGTGCATTCACTGTGGGGATACAGCATCACCACCAGTTCAGAGCTACAAACCAGTTTTATGCTGATCTTCTTTGCCTCGATCGGTCTGAGTGCCAACTTTTCCAAGTTGCGTGAAGGCGGTGTCGGTCTGGTAATTTTCCTGTTTGCTATATCGATTTTTATTGTTTTGCAAAATGCAGTCGGTATGAGTCTGGCAACACTGCTTGGTATTGACCCACTGATTGGCCTGATTGCAGGTTCAGTTACCTTAACCGGCGGTCATGGTACTGCGGGTGCATGGGGGGAGATTTTTGAAGTTGAACATGGCATTCAGGGTGCTTTGGCACTGGGTATGGCCAGTGCGACTTTCGGTCTGATCATCGGCGGGATCATTGGTGGACCTTTGGCCAAATTACTGATCAATCGTCATAACCTGGCTACTGCACGTACCGATCAGCAGATCGAAAAGCGTGACAATACACCAATGGATAGCACGACCAACGAATATGTACCGTTTGAATATCCGCATCAGGTGCGTTTAATTACCGCTGATAATGCAATCACGACCTTGGGCCTGTTCGCAGGTTGTTTGGCTTTTGCAGAGTTTATGACGGGTTTCAGTAAAGGTACTGCGTTTGAACTGCCAACATTTGTCTGGGCATTGGCGGGTGGTGTCATTCTGCGTAATGTACTGGAAGGTATTTTCAAAGTTCAGATTTTCGATCGCGCGATTGATGTGTTCGGTAATGCTTCATTGTCGCTGTACTTGGCGATGGCATTGTTATCATTGAAATTATGGCAATTAGCTGACCTTGCAGGACCACTCATGGTGATTCTGGGTGCGCAAACCATCACCATGGCTTTGTATGCAGCTTTCGTCACTTTCCGCATCATGGGCAAAAACTACGATGCTGCGGTACTTGCAGCAGGTCATTGTGGTTTCGGTATGGGCGCAACGCCAACAGCGGTTGCCAATATGCAGGCGATTACCAATATGTATGGTGCGTCGCATAAGGCCTTCCTGATTGTTCCATTATGTGGTGCGTTCTTCGTTGACTTAATCAATGCTACTGTTATTCAGATGATTTTGAAGTTTTTTGCATAA
- a CDS encoding patatin-like phospholipase family protein: protein MQKYVLSMVILGTFGLSACQTTPMTAQAATSHLQPAAQRGEAQARPNQIDFQKIKQTQQRPVVALVLGSGGARGYAHIGALEVLEQAGIQPDFIVGTSAGSIVGSIYASGKPAIELRNIALSMRPNDVRDIKLARKGFFDGKKVEDYVNLQVDQTPLEAMKIPMFVVATALKEGKKVVFNYGNTGQAVRASVSIPSMFIPTIIQGKEYVDGGLVSPVPVDVARELGADIVIAVDILAQPIHTETSNVWGLFNQNINIMQQHLAHEELKHADVVIQPDLREKGHIFDVRGRELTMQAGAEATQLKLMEISQAYQKHDYAQGHRIPQFVVHEHQAQ from the coding sequence ATGCAGAAATATGTGTTGAGTATGGTGATACTGGGTACATTTGGCCTGAGTGCTTGCCAAACGACCCCCATGACAGCCCAAGCGGCGACCAGTCATCTGCAACCTGCTGCACAACGCGGAGAAGCTCAGGCGCGTCCAAATCAAATTGATTTTCAAAAGATCAAGCAAACTCAACAGCGTCCGGTAGTTGCTTTAGTCCTAGGCAGTGGCGGTGCGCGTGGTTATGCGCATATTGGTGCGCTGGAAGTACTGGAACAGGCGGGTATTCAACCCGATTTTATTGTCGGAACCAGTGCGGGCAGTATTGTAGGCTCCATTTATGCGAGTGGCAAACCGGCGATTGAACTGCGCAATATTGCTCTCAGCATGCGACCGAATGATGTTCGTGATATCAAACTGGCCAGAAAAGGCTTTTTTGATGGCAAAAAAGTTGAGGACTATGTCAATTTGCAGGTCGATCAAACACCGCTTGAAGCCATGAAAATCCCGATGTTTGTGGTAGCAACCGCGCTGAAAGAAGGCAAAAAAGTCGTTTTTAATTATGGTAATACCGGACAGGCGGTACGTGCTTCAGTCTCGATTCCGAGTATGTTTATTCCGACCATCATTCAAGGTAAAGAATATGTAGATGGTGGTCTAGTCAGTCCGGTGCCGGTCGATGTGGCACGTGAGTTGGGAGCCGACATTGTGATTGCGGTAGATATTCTGGCACAACCCATTCACACGGAAACCAGCAATGTCTGGGGACTGTTTAACCAGAACATCAATATTATGCAGCAACATCTGGCGCATGAAGAATTAAAGCATGCAGATGTGGTGATTCAGCCGGATTTACGCGAAAAAGGCCATATCTTTGATGTCCGTGGCAGGGAACTCACCATGCAGGCTGGTGCCGAGGCGACCCAGTTAAAGTTGATGGAAATTTCACAAGCCTACCAAAAACATGATTATGCTCAAGGACATCGCATTCCACAGTTTGTGGTACATGAACATCAAGCTCAATAA
- the yccS gene encoding YccS family putative transporter: MKSWLTRLKQTTYNTTLMYNLRMMTAFAGTAFVPYFMGQQLMTIPLTLGVVAAGLSDIDDRFSVRILNLLYTYIGFFITAVGVYLLFPYPLLFALALIVSCIALILLGSLGRRYATISYGCLVISVYSMLGVELFDEWYKQAGLLVIGAMWYGLLSTLSFLIFPARLAQDKLAISYSALGDFLYAKSNLFDVDMTPKSYQQSMIELSLENGKLIAIFNEMKTALLTRLKGDRGQKDTRRSLQYYFVAQDIHERADSAHIDYQKLAKIFQHSDILFRFQRIMSIQGKACKDLSESLLMRKPYVHNQRFKHAFDNLRQSLDKLRQEQQYDQVWISALFALFQNLKSIDAQLRNLETEQNIKSERFKHIENQLRDDDLKSWDDIKIRIKQHLTPESVLFRHAIRLSIVLLISYIFVQVSNIEYGYWILLTALFVSQPNFNATKRRLRLRIIGTLVGIILGYAILYFVPSIEGQLLLLVLSGILFFELRSKQYAQATAFITILALINFNLDGMGYAAAIPRMIDTLIGCAIAWFGVSFIFPDWKFRRLPRSIKRSLQAEADYLSEVIEQYKSGRNNGLKYRIVRRAAHNTDAEVASLISTLATEPDIDPVQKSLAFEFLCLNHTFISYIAALGAHREKIEDQDILNLLDKALENIRGALLRDEMPDLSAQNMIAHIRQRLAQDQEQDQKSLIILQQLSLMFSILKQLSQLKQSLSHERDEQATELGSL, encoded by the coding sequence TTGAAATCTTGGCTCACTCGTCTCAAGCAAACCACCTATAACACGACCTTGATGTATAACCTGCGCATGATGACGGCATTTGCAGGTACCGCCTTTGTTCCCTATTTTATGGGACAACAATTGATGACAATTCCACTGACTTTAGGCGTGGTCGCTGCCGGTTTAAGCGATATTGATGACCGCTTTTCGGTGCGGATTTTAAATCTGCTCTACACCTACATTGGCTTCTTTATTACCGCAGTGGGCGTATATCTGCTCTTTCCTTATCCCCTGCTGTTTGCTTTGGCCTTAATTGTGTCCTGTATTGCCCTGATTTTGCTGGGTTCACTAGGGCGACGCTATGCCACGATTTCTTACGGCTGTCTGGTGATTTCCGTTTATTCCATGCTCGGGGTAGAGCTGTTTGATGAATGGTATAAACAGGCTGGTTTATTGGTCATCGGCGCGATGTGGTACGGTCTGCTGTCGACCCTCAGTTTCCTGATCTTCCCTGCCCGGTTGGCGCAAGACAAGCTTGCCATTTCCTATTCTGCGCTCGGTGACTTTTTATATGCCAAGTCCAATCTGTTTGATGTGGACATGACCCCGAAAAGCTATCAACAAAGCATGATTGAACTCTCGCTGGAAAATGGCAAACTGATTGCGATTTTTAATGAAATGAAAACTGCCCTTTTGACTCGCCTGAAAGGCGACCGTGGGCAAAAAGATACCCGTCGCAGCCTGCAATATTATTTTGTGGCGCAGGATATTCATGAACGTGCCGATTCAGCGCATATTGATTATCAGAAACTGGCCAAGATTTTCCAGCATAGCGATATCCTGTTCCGCTTCCAGCGCATCATGTCAATTCAGGGCAAAGCCTGTAAGGACCTGAGTGAAAGTTTGCTGATGCGCAAACCTTATGTACATAACCAGCGCTTCAAGCATGCCTTTGATAACCTGAGACAGTCTCTGGATAAGTTACGTCAGGAGCAGCAGTATGATCAGGTCTGGATCAGTGCCCTATTTGCGCTGTTTCAAAACCTGAAATCGATTGATGCCCAGTTACGCAACCTGGAAACCGAGCAGAATATCAAGTCCGAGCGTTTCAAACATATCGAGAACCAGCTTAGAGATGATGATCTGAAAAGCTGGGATGACATCAAGATTCGGATTAAGCAGCATCTGACCCCAGAATCGGTGCTGTTCCGGCATGCCATTCGCCTGTCGATTGTGCTGCTGATCAGCTATATTTTTGTACAGGTCAGCAATATTGAATATGGTTACTGGATTTTATTGACCGCACTCTTTGTCAGCCAGCCCAACTTTAACGCCACCAAACGGCGTTTACGTCTGCGTATTATCGGTACGTTGGTCGGTATTATCCTCGGTTATGCCATTTTATATTTTGTGCCGTCCATCGAAGGACAATTATTGCTTCTGGTACTGAGTGGGATTCTGTTCTTTGAATTGCGCAGTAAACAGTATGCACAGGCCACCGCCTTTATCACGATTTTAGCCCTGATCAACTTCAATCTGGACGGTATGGGCTATGCCGCGGCCATCCCGCGTATGATCGACACCTTGATTGGCTGTGCGATTGCCTGGTTCGGCGTCAGCTTTATTTTTCCAGACTGGAAGTTCCGACGTTTGCCGCGCAGTATCAAACGCAGCTTGCAGGCAGAAGCAGATTATTTGAGTGAAGTAATCGAGCAGTATAAATCGGGACGTAATAATGGCCTGAAATATCGGATTGTGCGCCGTGCGGCCCATAATACCGATGCCGAGGTGGCTTCACTGATTTCGACACTGGCCACTGAACCGGATATTGATCCAGTACAAAAATCGCTGGCCTTTGAGTTCCTGTGTCTGAATCATACTTTTATCAGTTATATTGCTGCGCTGGGTGCACACCGGGAAAAAATTGAAGATCAGGACATTCTGAATTTACTGGACAAAGCGCTTGAGAACATTCGTGGTGCATTGCTAAGAGATGAAATGCCCGATTTAAGTGCACAAAATATGATTGCCCATATTCGCCAGCGCCTGGCTCAAGATCAGGAGCAAGATCAGAAATCCCTGATCATTTTGCAGCAACTGTCTTTAATGTTCAGCATTTTAAAGCAGTTGAGCCAACTGAAACAAAGTTTGAGCCATGAGCGTGATGAACAGGCAACTGAATTAGGTTCATTATAA
- a CDS encoding acyl-CoA thioesterase, producing the protein MAPLDQIAAVSDDQSELTMSVLMTPDMANFSGNVHGGTILKLLDQVAYACASRYSGSYVVTLSVDKVNFKEPIHVGELVTFLASVNHVGRTSMEIGIRVEAQNIQKRTVRHTNSCYFTMVAVDENGKPKQIPALNLDNDWKRCRFEAAEQRKVARLQENHHPSCSIYKKTAQS; encoded by the coding sequence ATGGCCCCTTTAGATCAAATTGCAGCAGTATCAGATGACCAGTCAGAGTTAACGATGTCAGTTCTCATGACGCCAGATATGGCAAATTTTTCAGGAAATGTTCATGGTGGAACCATTCTGAAATTATTGGATCAGGTCGCATATGCATGTGCAAGTCGCTATTCGGGCAGTTATGTCGTGACCTTGTCTGTAGACAAGGTGAATTTTAAAGAGCCGATTCATGTTGGTGAACTGGTGACCTTCCTGGCCAGTGTCAACCATGTTGGCCGTACCTCAATGGAAATTGGCATTCGTGTAGAAGCCCAGAATATTCAAAAGAGAACTGTACGTCATACCAATAGCTGCTATTTCACCATGGTGGCGGTGGATGAAAATGGTAAACCGAAACAGATTCCAGCCTTGAATCTGGACAATGACTGGAAACGTTGCCGTTTTGAGGCAGCAGAACAGCGTAAAGTCGCGCGTTTACAAGAAAATCATCATCCTTCTTGCAGCATTTATAAAAAGACGGCACAGAGTTAA
- a CDS encoding MFS transporter, with protein MSVSAERLWNRSFILCLFNNFFLFVYYFALLTILPIYIMKDLGGSVKEAGLALTLFLASSIAIRPFSGMIIEKLGKKISMRGAGVIFALFAFSYLLVDSMWSLLLVRFLHGIWFSILTTVAVPVANEFIPEQRKGEGMGYFVMSTNLGVVFGPLLALTVIQFTSFKVLFGILAVIISLGLIFCWMLKITELPKPEAISTEKTSLSLQDILEVKVLAVSFVALLTAFAYSGIMSFITAFSETKQLLGYTSVFFIVFAASMLLVRPWVGKIYDRKGPSAVIYPSFIFFAIGLVIVSLISNQWILWLSAVFIGIGYGSLFPCLQTLAIQSVDKQRMGHAISTFFTLFDLGLAIGSVAMGVLIAYWGFETTYVLSAALVIVTILVYRQYVAKKQNKRPASLEL; from the coding sequence ATGTCAGTTAGCGCTGAGCGGTTATGGAATCGCTCATTTATCTTGTGCTTATTCAATAATTTTTTCCTGTTCGTTTATTACTTTGCCTTACTGACCATCTTGCCGATTTACATCATGAAAGATCTGGGCGGTTCGGTAAAAGAAGCTGGGTTGGCGCTGACGCTATTTTTGGCCTCTTCGATTGCGATTCGGCCATTTTCCGGCATGATCATCGAAAAGCTCGGCAAGAAAATCTCGATGCGCGGCGCAGGTGTGATTTTTGCCTTATTTGCCTTTAGTTATTTGCTGGTAGATAGCATGTGGTCGCTGTTGCTGGTGCGTTTTTTACATGGTATCTGGTTCAGTATTCTGACCACGGTGGCAGTACCCGTCGCTAATGAATTTATTCCTGAACAGCGCAAAGGTGAGGGCATGGGCTATTTCGTCATGTCGACCAATCTGGGTGTGGTTTTTGGGCCCTTGCTGGCATTGACCGTAATTCAGTTCACCAGCTTCAAAGTCTTATTTGGCATTCTTGCCGTTATCATTTCTTTGGGGCTCATTTTCTGTTGGATGCTCAAAATCACAGAGTTACCAAAACCTGAAGCTATAAGCACAGAAAAAACCAGCTTGAGCTTGCAGGATATTCTGGAAGTCAAAGTTCTGGCGGTAAGTTTTGTGGCTTTACTAACCGCTTTTGCCTACTCGGGCATCATGAGTTTTATTACTGCATTTAGTGAAACCAAGCAGCTTTTGGGCTATACCAGCGTATTCTTTATTGTATTTGCAGCATCCATGTTGCTGGTCAGACCTTGGGTTGGAAAGATTTATGACCGTAAGGGACCCAGTGCGGTGATTTATCCTTCATTTATTTTCTTTGCCATTGGTCTGGTGATTGTCAGTCTGATTTCCAATCAATGGATATTATGGTTGTCGGCAGTGTTTATTGGCATCGGTTATGGTTCACTATTCCCATGTTTGCAGACCTTGGCCATTCAGTCGGTCGACAAACAGCGTATGGGACATGCGATTTCAACCTTCTTTACCCTGTTTGATCTGGGTTTAGCGATCGGTTCCGTGGCAATGGGAGTATTGATTGCCTATTGGGGCTTTGAAACTACTTATGTTTTGAGTGCCGCACTCGTCATTGTGACGATATTGGTTTATCGTCAGTATGTTGCCAAAAAGCAAAATAAGCGCCCGGCAAGTTTGGAGTTATAA
- a CDS encoding nitroreductase — MDQNLVHAVDHTITSRHSVRAFLNTPVSTDTLKEILTVASRAPSGTNTQPWKVYVVTGKKRDELVQQVCQAQMQVYANPELSQQYQETFAYYPEQWISPFIERRRENGWGLYGLLNIQKGEKEKMARQQLRNFELFDAPFGLFFTVHRSLAIGSKMDVSMMIQNVMLAAKARGLDTCPQAAWNHFHPIVLDLVGAPVDEELVCGMALGYADPEQIINSFITPRVPVEEFAVFIDE; from the coding sequence ATGGATCAAAATCTTGTTCATGCTGTAGATCACACTATCACCTCTCGCCATTCAGTGCGTGCTTTTTTAAATACTCCCGTTAGTACAGACACCTTAAAAGAGATTTTGACGGTGGCCAGCCGCGCACCCTCAGGAACCAATACCCAACCCTGGAAAGTGTATGTGGTAACAGGTAAAAAGCGTGATGAACTCGTGCAACAGGTTTGTCAGGCACAAATGCAAGTCTATGCAAATCCGGAATTGTCGCAGCAGTATCAGGAAACTTTTGCCTATTATCCTGAACAATGGATCTCGCCATTTATTGAACGTCGTCGTGAAAATGGCTGGGGCTTATATGGCTTGCTGAATATTCAAAAAGGCGAAAAAGAAAAAATGGCGCGTCAGCAGCTGCGTAATTTTGAACTATTTGATGCACCTTTCGGCCTATTTTTTACTGTACATCGTTCTTTGGCCATTGGTTCCAAAATGGATGTTTCCATGATGATCCAGAATGTCATGCTGGCCGCAAAAGCCCGCGGTCTGGACACTTGCCCGCAGGCAGCCTGGAATCATTTTCATCCGATCGTGCTTGATCTGGTGGGTGCTCCTGTCGATGAAGAGCTGGTCTGCGGTATGGCACTGGGTTATGCCGATCCAGAACAGATTATTAACAGCTTTATTACCCCGCGCGTTCCTGTAGAGGAATTTGCTGTGTTTATCGATGAGTGA
- a CDS encoding TetR/AcrR family transcriptional regulator has translation MSSDEKSSRRQQCILQAVANALAECEYHQLTIEDVAARAGVGKSTIYRWWKHKSELVLYTFKQHTASVFELDTSKSLKSNLIQQLGSLSQALNHPVGRALLVVIANHRELAGEFFQQYLLPRRQQTHQLIQQAIERGEIRADYPFDLMLDTLYGPIHYQIIFFNRIPDEHYIQNLVELALHPVTVQA, from the coding sequence ATGAGCAGTGACGAGAAAAGTTCCCGACGACAGCAATGTATATTGCAGGCGGTCGCAAATGCGCTGGCAGAATGTGAATATCATCAGCTGACGATTGAAGATGTAGCGGCACGTGCCGGTGTTGGCAAGTCCACGATTTATCGATGGTGGAAACATAAATCGGAACTGGTGCTGTACACTTTCAAACAGCATACAGCTTCGGTATTTGAGCTGGATACCTCTAAAAGCCTGAAAAGCAATCTCATTCAACAACTCGGTTCTTTATCTCAAGCGCTGAATCATCCGGTCGGTCGGGCTTTGCTGGTAGTGATTGCCAATCACCGCGAACTGGCAGGTGAGTTCTTTCAGCAATATCTCTTGCCACGTCGGCAACAGACCCATCAACTGATTCAGCAAGCGATTGAACGGGGAGAAATCCGCGCGGATTATCCTTTTGATTTGATGCTGGATACCTTATACGGCCCGATTCATTACCAGATCATTTTTTTCAACCGGATTCCAGATGAACACTATATCCAGAATCTGGTCGAGTTGGCCTTGCATCCGGTCACTGTTCAAGCCTGA
- a CDS encoding alanine/glycine:cation symporter family protein — MNDQLNETLLGWINALNGPLWDFLVVFLVAVGIFYTIMTGAVQIRLFWHSMKVMKNSRGKVQDTHGITPFQAFVTGLASRVGVGNVAGVAIAIAIGGPGAVFWMWFTAFLGMSSAFVESSLAQLFKVRDNKNQQFRGGPAYYITQGLKQKWLGIVFAIALITTYGFVFNAVQANAITGATSHAWGWDQANLILPLGGLNLEISWVGLFLVFMTAVIIFGGIKRIAKVAESFVPFMAVLYLAVALYIAVINYDLLPSIFQLIFSKAFEFEAAAGGFFGAMVSMAMMMGIKRGLFSNEAGMGSAPNAAAASDVKHPVNQGLVQMLGVFVDTFVVCSCTAIIILVSGLYENAGFEGVTLTQMALESQIGAWGDDFLALILFLFAYSSIIGNYAYAEGNVQFINNNRRVMLIFRIFVLIMVYFGSIASVPLIWNMADLFMGVMASINLIAILLLMPFLLMLLKDYTGQLKRGVKEPEFKLDNHPKFKDKVKSDIW; from the coding sequence ATGAATGATCAGTTAAATGAAACCTTACTCGGCTGGATTAATGCCCTGAATGGCCCTTTATGGGATTTTCTGGTGGTGTTTCTGGTCGCAGTTGGTATTTTCTACACGATCATGACCGGTGCAGTACAAATTCGTTTGTTCTGGCACAGCATGAAAGTCATGAAAAATAGCCGTGGCAAGGTTCAGGATACGCACGGCATTACCCCGTTTCAGGCCTTTGTCACTGGACTGGCAAGCCGGGTCGGTGTGGGCAATGTCGCGGGTGTCGCCATTGCGATTGCGATTGGTGGCCCCGGTGCCGTGTTCTGGATGTGGTTTACTGCCTTTTTGGGCATGAGTTCTGCTTTTGTTGAATCCTCTTTGGCACAGTTGTTTAAGGTGCGAGATAACAAAAATCAGCAATTCCGTGGTGGTCCAGCTTATTACATTACTCAAGGCCTGAAACAGAAATGGCTCGGGATTGTCTTTGCGATTGCATTGATTACGACTTATGGTTTTGTCTTCAATGCAGTTCAGGCCAATGCCATTACCGGAGCGACTTCTCATGCCTGGGGCTGGGATCAGGCGAACCTGATTCTGCCATTAGGCGGCCTGAATCTGGAAATCTCCTGGGTCGGATTGTTTCTGGTCTTTATGACTGCGGTGATCATTTTTGGCGGAATTAAACGGATTGCAAAAGTCGCGGAAAGCTTTGTGCCGTTTATGGCTGTGCTTTATCTGGCGGTGGCTTTGTATATTGCGGTCATCAATTACGATTTGCTCCCATCCATCTTCCAGCTCATTTTCAGTAAAGCCTTTGAGTTTGAAGCCGCCGCTGGTGGTTTCTTTGGTGCCATGGTATCTATGGCCATGATGATGGGCATCAAGCGTGGTCTGTTCTCTAACGAGGCAGGGATGGGTTCGGCACCGAACGCCGCTGCAGCTTCCGATGTCAAACATCCGGTCAACCAGGGTCTGGTACAGATGCTCGGAGTATTTGTAGATACCTTTGTGGTGTGTTCATGTACCGCGATTATTATTCTGGTTTCGGGTCTGTATGAAAATGCAGGCTTTGAAGGCGTGACCTTGACCCAGATGGCACTGGAAAGCCAGATTGGGGCTTGGGGCGATGACTTCCTGGCTTTGATTCTATTCCTGTTCGCCTATTCTTCAATTATTGGTAACTATGCCTATGCCGAAGGAAACGTGCAGTTCATCAATAACAATCGCCGGGTGATGCTGATCTTCCGGATTTTTGTTTTGATCATGGTGTATTTCGGTTCTATCGCCAGTGTGCCATTGATCTGGAATATGGCAGATCTGTTCATGGGCGTGATGGCAAGTATCAACCTGATCGCAATCCTGTTGCTGATGCCCTTCCTGCTGATGTTGCTCAAAGACTATACCGGTCAGTTGAAGCGTGGTGTGAAAGAGCCTGAATTTAAACTGGATAACCATCCTAAATTTAAAGACAAGGTCAAATCAGATATCTGGTAA
- a CDS encoding YcxB family protein produces the protein MTAKNLYAYTLQPVNYEISEAEQRHAQLVIWRSTNKIGMKAWLIMGAVVALSILGILILKNYSTVFCWVAIVCVVLYYLIRTFGLEWYVKRKMNEFPVQEIKGVRLGVQPHGIVMRQKMGMQEGVGAISWKDIYEWYNTPEFMLVNFKVKGQQGAYILPKRLDSKNFSFATIRKHLEAEVGAAKQI, from the coding sequence ATGACCGCGAAAAATTTATACGCTTATACCCTACAGCCTGTGAACTATGAAATTTCAGAAGCCGAGCAGCGTCATGCTCAGCTGGTGATCTGGCGTAGTACCAATAAAATTGGCATGAAAGCATGGCTGATCATGGGTGCTGTTGTTGCACTTTCTATTCTGGGCATTCTGATCCTGAAGAACTATTCTACCGTGTTCTGCTGGGTGGCCATTGTCTGTGTGGTGTTGTATTACCTGATCCGTACCTTTGGTCTGGAATGGTATGTTAAACGCAAGATGAATGAATTTCCGGTACAGGAAATCAAAGGTGTTCGCCTGGGCGTGCAACCGCACGGCATCGTGATGCGCCAGAAAATGGGCATGCAAGAAGGTGTTGGCGCGATTAGCTGGAAAGACATCTATGAATGGTATAACACACCAGAATTCATGTTGGTCAATTTCAAGGTAAAAGGCCAGCAAGGTGCGTATATCCTGCCGAAACGTCTGGACAGCAAAAACTTCTCTTTCGCCACGATTCGCAAGCATCTGGAAGCAGAAGTGGGCGCAGCAAAACAAATCTAA